Below is a genomic region from Acomys russatus chromosome 3, mAcoRus1.1, whole genome shotgun sequence.
ttaatcccagcatttaggaggcaggcggatctctgagttcaaggccacgctgatctacagagtgagttccagaacagccaaggacacagaaaccctgtctcaaaaaacaaaacactaacaaaaaacctacacgagcaaacaaacaaaaattgggaCTAGGCTATGAGCTTCACTAAGTGGAGTGTCAAGGATGGAACAAGAAGGCCAGTAGGAGGCTTGCCAGCTTCCAGTTTGTCTTTTCAGACTTTGGTACAGATCTGCAGACACAAAACTGAGGCACTCTTAGCTCTTATCATTTCGGGAAAGAGTAGTTCTTTGGTCTTTAGGCCAGCTAGCTAAAGAGACTTGTCCAACAAGTCCCTGTATTGAAGTGTCATCAATGAACAGGGAACCCTTCATGTCATATAGTTAGGAagcagaagattttttttttctccagaagatAAGTCTCTTTTATTGACAAACCCAGAACATTTGGGTTGGAAGGGAGAGATGGCCATATTTAGTGTCTATGACCTGTGTTGTGTGACTCCTGatactttcaattttttgtttttaaaaaaaattaaaaaataagtatcttatgtgtgtgagtgctttgcatacatgtatgcctgtgtaatAGGTGCGTGTCTGGTgcctgtaaaagccagaaggtcacctgggactggagttacatacTGAACTTCTCTATGagcactggaaattgaacctgggttcccGGGAAGAGCATCCTTGTAACTACGGAGCCCTCTCTCTAGGCctcaattttatatttgtatgcaAATGGATTTTAATAAGgaaacattttcacacacatcACTCCCATTTACTCAGCTTTTGTAGACTAGTACTTGAAAAGATAAAATAGGAAGAGGCCACttctcattttcaaatgaaagaaGCTATTGAGTCTAATCATGAATGGCTAacattattcattttcttctgtgaacATCTTACTTAAATTCTTGACTAATGCCACTAGGGCAGGGTTCCCGCCACAGGCCTCAATTTGTTTGTAGGCTTTAGCTTCAAGCTCTCTCAGAGTATTTCGAGTATATTCAAAAGAGCCTACATCCTCCAGGTACTGCACACAGTATTTTTTAATATCTATATTTTCTGTTCTCTGGCGCAGGATGTTCTGTACCTGGGTGCTTTCTGGCCTTGACCAAATGGCGTGAATAGTGGGGAATGAGAACTTTCCTTCTGTCAGGTCTTCACAGAAACTTTTGTTTTCACTGTATTCTTTGGAGTGTAGATTGGCATAATCATCTCTAATCTGGAAAAAGAGCCCAAGTGTGTCGAGCAGTGGCTTCAGATCTTCTTTGTAACCAGAGAACAGCTGCATGAGACCCACTGCTAGTCCGAACAAGCCACCTGTCTTCTGCAGCACCATGGCTTTATACTCTTCCTCAGTGGGGCAAGTGTAGGTGTCCCTCCAGTGAATATCTAGGCCTTGACCCCGATGCAGTTCCAAAAGCTGGCGTGTGAAAAGCTTCACTGCATCTGGGTGATCAAGTGTTAAGACTTTCTCCAGCCCAAGGAAATAGACATAATTGGAAGAATTAATGACAGATGGGATTCCATAGATGCTGTGCGCTACTGGAAAACCACGTCGGAGCTTCGAATTGTCTTCGATGTCATCAATGAGTAAGCTGGCATTGTGCAACATTTCAGTCACTTCAATGATAATCtagagaaaaacaaccaaaagagaaaaatttcactaagacacacacagacacacacacggataccaacaaacatgtacatacagagacatacaaagactattgtgcacatacatgactgtgtacatacacagatgtgcatgtgagtgcaggtgcccttgcaGGCTAGAGATATCAGATCTccctggatctagagttacaggcagttgtgaggcacctgatgtgggttctgggaattgaacttaggtcctctgcaaaagcagtacatgctcttttttttttcttttttcctgagacagggtctctctgtgtagccttggttgtcctggactcactttgtagaccaggctagccttggaactcacagtgatttgcctgcctctgcttcctgagtgctgggattaaaggcgtgtgccacacacCTGGCACTGCAGTACATGCTCTTTGTTAACAtcagagccgtctctccagcccaggtccttttctgagacacagtcttCCTGTGCAGCCAGCTCCTAAGGGATTCCACATGAGAATCATTATGCTTGGCCAAAACAGTTTGTACTTGATGATACTATCAAATTATTAACGTTTCAGTTATCTTAAGCTTTTACAACTAATAAATATTTAGCAGGTTTGATATGTAATATTGCATAAGCATTAACAGAATAAGGATCTTGGAGTATTTTTATGGGACACCTACTATTTCCTTGGTGATTAAATGGGGAAGAATGAGATCAGAACTGCctaagggctggggatgtggctcagtggcagagcgtTTGGCTCACATGCTCAAAGTCCAGAATATGATCTCCCACTAGGACAAATCAAAGAAGTAGTCAGAGTGCTTAGATACCTGTAATTTGTCTTCTGGAACTTTCAGCCAGTGATTAAATGCCTGTGAAAGTTTGGTTCTCACCTGTTTACCTGCAATTAAAAGAGAATATGAcaaaaaatctattttacttaaaaaggaattaaaaacaagatttatttatttaatgtacattggtgcttggcctccatgtatgtctgtgtgaggatgccaGATACCCTGGatctggagctacagacagttctgcgttgccatatgggtgctgggaattgaacctgggtcttctggaagagtagtcagtgttcttaaccactgagccatctctctagcccctaaaaagtaattttctttttctttctctctttttaagatttatttatttatttattatgtatacagtgctctacctgcatgtacacctgcaggccagaagagggtaacatatcacattacagatggctgtgagctacatgtggttgctgggaattgaacctgcgtcttctggaagaacagtcagtgctcttaacttctgagccatctctctacccacctccccccccccccccccccgcaaaaaaagtaattttaaaaaacatttacttaattgtgtttgtgtgtgcatgtgcactccaTGGTGCacctgtgtaggtcagaagacaacttgtaagAGTATGTGGGTCTGAGGATGGAAATCAGATCTTAGCCTTGGTGtctttaccagctaagccatctcacgGGCCTCCAAAATGTGATTACAAGAAAAATTGGAAATCTTGCTTCAAAACCTGTATCATTGAATTGAGGTTGGAATgagaatttttagaaaaatatatcttattctctttctatttctgaaAATGAAGAGAGTCTGTTCGGGGACAACTAGCACTATCTGTCACACAAAACTTCAAGTATTTTGCTAATATATCTCCTCATAAATTATCTGtcattgctgggtggtggtgaacacctgtgatctcagcactctgggaggcagaggcaggtggatctctgtgagtttgaggccagcctggacgaCAAGTCAAGatccaggactgttatacagagaaaccctgtctcagagaacaaacaaacaacaacaatcctccaacaaacaaacaaaaaaccaccatcATTCCTTTAGATTAAGGTTTTAGGGATGAGGGCAGCTTCAGTTTCCACGCCTAAGTTTAAAGAAGGGGCAGCCCCTTTGTGTTGACTAGGGTCACTGGCTTTCCAGGGGCATTTCTTTTTCCACATGGAAAGCTTGAGGAAGATCTAAGCAGGGGTAGTTAAAAATCACAACCAGTTCATTTAGAAAAAGTATTGTATGAGTTTGTAATACTGTTTATTTGGAACAGGACTCAAGAAAATAGTTACATAGAAGTTAAGTttcagaggctagagagatgacttagtggttacgagcacttgctgctcttccagaagtttcaGGTTTGAGTCTTGGCATACACACGGTGGGTCagacctgtaactgcagctctggTCCTAGGAGAAATGACCCCTCCTATGGCCTCCTCAGGTACTAGGCTTACACATgttgtgcacacatatgtaccagCCAAAAcctctatatacataaaataaaacctaaaaagagaaaaaaagttgaGTTTCAATCTGGGTttaatggtgcacgcctttaatcccagcactagaggaaGACAGGGgtagatggagctctgtgagtttgaggtcagcaagATTCTGACTCAAAAAGTTATGTTGGATAGACTGCTCAGGGATTAAGAATGAGTTAAGATAAAGTCCTGTAGAAGAGCTGGGTTTGGTTGTAGCACACACATCAGGTGGTTTACAACTGGCTGTGATTTTAGCTCCAGAGGTTCTAACACCTTCTGATCACAGGCACTTGCACTCATGCATATGCACCCTCCCACAGAGACATAAttcaacaaagaaggaaggaaaaacttttttttttttttgagacagggtttctctgtatagccttggctgtcctggactcactttgtagaccaggttagcctggcacggatctgcctgcctttgcctcctgagtgctgggactaaaggtgtgcgacaccacacCAAGCAAGAAGGAATAACTTTTTAGGACTGATGAGCACTTGGGAAACAATTACAGGAGGTTTGCTaaaattccagggcagcctggggtaCACAGCTCAGGGCTGTattaatgagatcctgtctcaaaacccagaaACATTTCATTAGACAATTCATTGAATAATCCTCTTATAATGGTATCAAGGTCTCAAGAACCATTTAAGTTTAACTTCTCCTGTTGCTCACATTTAAATGACCACTACTTTCCGAAAACTATGCTATATGAATGGTAATTGAGCTGTTTGTTACCTGGTAATTGAAGTAAGTACGTATAGGGCTCTAGTAGAATTCTTTCAGCTTGATCTTGAGTCTTCTCCATGTTTTATAAATTTCAAAGGTGAcctgttaaaaaggaaaaatataaaaatgatcaCATGAATCAAATTATCTTTGAATGTTAGACTGCAAAGGAGTTTTTATCTAGGTGTTCTTTTGGAATGACAGACTTTAACTTTTACTTATATAGCAAAAACAGTACATGTATAAAACCTTGAAAACATTATGTAAAGCTAAAGGAGCCAGCACAAAAGAACAGGCTGTGTGATCCTATTTATAGGAAATGTTCTGAATCAGGCAATCCATACAGATGGGAGCAGGTTAGTGATTTCTGGCTCACAAAAAATAAGGACTGACTGCTACTAATGAATAAGgaaggtatgcatgtgtgtctataggaTCAAAATGTCATTAGGATGTGGTGATGGCTGCACAGTGCAAATATACTAAAATCTACTAAATTgcaattttaaagatttgtagCCAGTTAGCCTCAAAATTGTAATTATCTTGCCTCAGGGTCTTCAGTGCTGAAAGTGCAGACATGCACCATAACGTCTAGCTTTGCCCTAAGATGGGGTCTTACTATGGCACCGAAGATGGCCTTGAAATTATAGGTTCAAGCCACCAAAACCACCTCGAACTACACATTTTCCATCGGTGGCATATAAATTATACCTCaagtttctgaaaagaaaaattcttcttTCCACTGATAAGACTGTTGAATTTTAAGTAGTATTCTAGATGACTTAAAGTAAGCATTCCTAgttaattaatcaaaaaagacTTAAACTGTTGACATCAAATAAATGCCAAAACAGATTCTCCAAACCAGACATTTCTATAATGATTACAAATTAACAAGTACTCTTTCTATGATTAAGATAGGTATGCTTTGTAATTTGTgaagaactttttttctttttgaccaagacaaggtctctctgtgtagccttggctgtactggaacttgctttgtagaccaggctggtcttgaactaacagagatccacctgcctctgcctcctgagtgctgatgtgtgcaccaccaccacccagccatttTTGTCAAAtcaacaaatttcaggaattgTTTTTAAGATGCATACTAATTTgaatgcaattattttatttaatttgtgcttcattattttgaattttgtatttatttcaataCTTCCTAGAATATAAACTGTGGCATGTATGCgggtatgtatgtattttttgaaaaaagaaatatatagccTCATTTTCTTTGCCCCATCTACTGTGCAAATGAGAGCATTCTCAGCAAGCAGACTGTCAACAACCTAGAAAATGTCACCATCAGTTTGAAGGGGCGCACTGTCATTGTGAAGGGCCCCAGGGGAACACTGCGGAAGGACTTCAAAGAAGAGGCTCTGGGTTGACAAATGGTGGGTAACAGAAAGGAACCTGCCATTGTCAGAAACCCCTGCAGTCACCTTCAGAACATGCTCAAGGGTGTTACACTGGGCTCCCATTACAAGATGATGTCTGTGTTATGCTCACTTCCCCATCAACGCTGTCATTCAGGAGAATGGGTCTTTGGTTGAAATCCGAAATTTCTTGGGTGAAAAAATACATCCACAGGGTTCAGATGAGGCCAGGTGTTGCTTGTCCTATCTGTCAAGCCCAGGATGAATTAATCCTTGAAGGAAATGATATTGAACGTGTTTCAAAATCAGCGGCTCTGACTCAGCAAGCCACAGCAGTTAAACACAAGAATATCAGAAAGTTTTTGGATGGTATCTGTGTCTGAAAAGAGTACAGTGTAGCAGGCTGATGAGTAAGACCTAAGCCACCTGGCCCCAGAAACAAGCTCCTGAATGATTAGTACAATTTGGGGTGTCTTTGGGAACAATAAGACttacattgaaaaaaagaaaatagcctcagctagccttgaactcctgattcttctgcctctactcTCAAGTACGAGAATTACTGAATAAGTTACTCCGCCCAGCATCAATCACAGTCTTTGCAGGAGCCTCCTTTACTGATGAATCTTGTTTCTTAAATGGTTCTTAAGACCTTGAAACCATTATAAGAGGATTATTCAAAGAACtgtataataaaatgtttctggttttttagACAGGACCTCATTACTATAGCTCTGAGTTGGCATAGAACTCAACGTGTACCGCACGTTGTTCTGGAATTTGTAGTgaacctcctgtctctgtctcccaagtgctggaattacaggtgtgctctgGCCAATCCTAAAgttattccttctttctcttcaggaACCAGTTTTTCTAGTAACTATGACAGCTCTGGCAAGCTTAGGGGTTATGACTTGTGTCTTCTTTGAGGATCATCATTTGGTTCTTTAGGACTACAAGCCCCTCTTTTAATGGCCTTTCATTGATTcactgtgtatatgtaaatataaaccaAATCAATATGGCTACACAAAGACAGTTCATGGTTGTGGTCAAAGAGCTGCGAGTCACAGGTTTTGGAAATGGAAGGCAACTTTGATGGTTAGTGCTGCCAATCTGACAGGCTCTAGACCATGGAATCCGTTCTCTTCCATCACATGAaacaactcaggctgtcaggcttggtggcaatacCTTGCCATTTGCTGACTTTATATACAAAgttaaaagagagaggagagaggggtgtgTATGAGAGAAGAGCCGAAAGCTATCCTGACCTCCTCACAAGCACTGGGACATGTGGGTGCTCacccacatacacaataaatacctGTGAcaaaaattttttatgtgtacatgtatttatgtTTGCATAGAGGCTATATAACAACCTTGGGTCTTCTTTTTCCACCATATGTTTTTGTATCTGAGACAGAGTCTATCACTGAATCCAGGCCTTGCCAATTTTGCTATATTGGCTAGCCAATGAATTCTTGGAATATGCTTGttctagtgctggggttaataacggggggtgggggggaggagaggagaggggagtccGTGGGGCAGGGGGGGTTATCTAAACTTGGGTCCTTATGCTTCACAGATGTTTCActgactgtgccatctctcctgtTCCCTCAGTTAGTAGCTCTTTATTGAAGACAGATAATAAATGGAAATCAAGGAACTAAAGGGATATAGTATTTGTTGCTCAGGTTGTTTTTaggaacgaacacacacacacacacacacacacacacacacacacacacacacacacttttttttattgtttgatttttgggGCAGGATTTTCCTatgcagttcaggctggcctagaaggaACAATGCTTTCTaggcccccaagtgctgggattacatgtgtaccaccatggccagtGAAAAGCATATTAAAAACGAGTATTTAcctatttaattttgtgtgtgtggttggttgcCTTAGTTACTGCTTTACTGCTGTAAAGAGATAGTATAACCAGTtgggtgaggtggtgcatgcctttaacctcaggacttgagagggagaggaagggggatctctgagttcgtaACTAGTGTGGTTCTGAGTTGTAAGATAGGgagttctaagacagctagggctatatagagaccccgtccaaacaaacaaacaatcccgaAAACAACAAGAAACCCCCCACCGTCAAAACCCATGATATCATGATTAAGgcaattcataattttttttggggggaggggttgagacacggtttctttgagtagccctggctgtcccggacttcctttgtagaccaggccggcctccaactcacagtgatctgcctgccactgcctcctgagtgctgagattacaggcatgagccccAGCTTCGCTAAATGACCTTCTCAGTCCCCTACTTCCTAAAGACAAGCTTTACACTAGCTTTGACTAGCAGTTACATTTAGTGCATCACAAGAAATAGAACgtccataaaaatattttgaaataattcaaATACTAACTtagtaacatttttttcttcccctagAGAGGGTTTTGCTATATATTCTagtttggcctggaactccctaggttggccttgaactctttatcttcctgctttggcctctgGAGGGGAGGGATTACAGTTGTTAATATTGGACATGTTACTTTGTTCTTAAGAGGCCAACAATAAAGAAGATGccaagaaggaaggagacaaTGTTGGCAACAGATCATTCCGGAACAGGATCAAACGTATGATAAGAAAatatctgttcctttttttttgtttggttttgggtgaAGTCCAAAGGCTTGCACTTGCTCTTGATCTACTACTAAGCTAAGTCCTCGAGTCCCCAAAACATCTTTTATatagttctttttattatttatttatgtttttaaaaaattatttacttttcttttagtgtgcattggtgtttagcctgcatgtatgtctgtgtgagggtgtcagctgttggagctacagacagttgtgagctgccatgtgactgctgggaattgaactcaggacctctggaagagcagacagtgctcttaaccactgagccatctctccagctcctatttatgtttttgagacaaggtttttctgcatagccttggctgtcctggactcactttgtagaccaggctggccttgagctcacagagattcccttgcctctgccttccaagtgctgggactacaggtgtgcaccagtaTGCCTGGCTCCAGTCCTCTTTTTAAGTCAGCCAGCAGCCATCTCTTCTCAATTAGGGTGGCAGCAAGAAGCATGCTGCTATCTTGTCTGCATCCTGAAAAACACATTTGACCTAACTGAAAATAATGAAGTCACCTTCCAAGAATTTGCCTCTGGGTCAGAAGCAGGTGACCTTTTGCACAGAAATTACGAGGCCTTTAAATTCTCAAGCTTAAACATCTTTAATAATTTTCTACTAGTGATGAATTAAACATATTTCCTTTGCTCACTCATATCTTAACAATACTCATATAAgtcaattaattttcttttcccaggaaatatttacatataatattcTCAGTGGTGGAGAAATATGAGAACTTCAATGTTTGTGAGTGCTCAGAGTCAGTGTGCTTTGTACTTCTTCTTTAAGTGTAAGGAAGTTTAAGAGTTCTATatactcttgattttttttttttaaactcaggaCTTTTCAGCTTTTCATGTACTAAAATGTAAAGAGGTTATAATGGCCGAATAACATGAACTCAGTTAATCTTATGTGGAATCACTACAGAACGCCCCAGAGTGAATCTGATACCATTTTCCTActttcaaaactgaaaagctctTAGAAATTTGTCAAAGAGTAGACTAGAGAATATTTATGTAAGAAGATTGCTTGCACTGTAGCGATGCGATTGCAGCTGCCCCTCTGATCGtactgtgttatttttctttttcctgacacagggtctgtgtggcccaggctagcctggaactcattttgtagatgggGCTGGCCTTAGGATTTGTTAGCACCTTTTCTTTTGGGTAAATTATTTTAGCAATTCAAGTTGGGAATCCAAGATATCCTATTGTTCACCGGACCCTTAGACCAGATGGATAAAAAcggttttaatttattttctggagACAGGATTATAACTCACAAcattcctcctgcttcagtctctaggGCCAAAATTCCCTAATCACCCCTCttcacctctctgggcctcagttcttCATACTGGGAAATCTTTCTTTTGAAATGAGTTTCCAACACATTCCCTCTGGGCTGTCCTTTCCTTTAGGTTCTTCCCTTAGTGAGCTCCCAATGGCTTCTTGAGCCAAGCTCTATCCTCACTCCTTCAGGAAAGCCACTCTCTATCTCCCTGTGCCATAGCTCTAACTCACATCCTCCTCTTACACTTACGTTTGTCTGACCAGTTTTGGATTCAGGAAGTTGCACAAAATCCATATGTCTTTCCACATGAGGATTGAATGAACGCTTCTCGTTAACACCTCAGAGGATGAAATGAGCGCATCAAAAGCGCATACGAATACTGAAAGTATCATGCAaagcatttctgatttttttctttaatagacAGGCTTTAGCTTGAGACTAGCTGAACAGATATGGGCCACCGAGAAGCACAGTTGTGATGCGCACAGCAAGAACCTTCCACTCCGAGCCCAGGGAACGATGGCTCTGGGGGGAAAAGGGCTCCACACTGGGGTTGGTGAAACAACCTCGCAGGCGGGCTTCTCCCCTGCGCAGCATCGGTTCCCCGTCAGCTCCTAGGAGCCCCTCTGCCTCTCCCGCGTCCCAGCACCCGACAGCCAGCCTCCTCGAGCCGGGTCAGCATCCGGGTcctgtcccttctttcttcttcctcctcggTACTGCCCCCTCCCCGGCTCCCCATCCGggttccccccttccccccctccccccggcgCCGCGCCGCTGCTCACGGTTCCACGATGATCTCAGACTTCAAGCCGCCGATCCGAGACTAGCAGTACCCACATCAACTTCTCACTTTATAGTTCAGACcgcggctcttccagaggactccgTGAAGCCCTCCCCCTTCTTCACCACAGAAATCTCCGCCCTCTTCAGAGGCCCGCGACGCCGCATTACTCGGTGCAAGAAAATACGCCATCCCTGTCACACTGCGCAGGCGTCGTAGGCCACCTCCCCTCTACCTTATGGCCGCGCCTCCTATTCCTCCCACCTCCCGTCGAACGCAGGCAAGGGGCATTTTGGTCTTGGTAGTTCTAAGGTCCAAGAGTCTGCCTATTGGCCTGGAGGGCTGGACTACAATTTCCAGGAAGCATTGAGGCATAACTTTCTGTTTCCATAGAACTGGTGGGAAAATGGCGTCGTTGTTTGCATCGCTCAAACCAATAGAAACTTGGAAGAGGAGGGCTCCAAAGCATCCTAGCCAATCCTAGGTCGTCTGAGAGCCATCCGGGAAAGAGGtaggggaggggacaagaaccgaggggaggggaaaaagaaaaggggggggccaggggttggaggggggggggaagcgatGTTTGCCCGTCAGTCGAGTCCGGAGTGAGGAGCTCGGGCGCCGGAGCGGAGGGAGAGTCTCGAGCCGCAGCTTGCCGCCGCGACGGCCACCGCCTGGACCTCTGCCCGGAGGAAGCCGCAGAAGGTCGGCCGCCACGGTCCTCGGGAGGGCAGCGAGACCGGGGCCCGGACCTCCGTCCGGGAGGGATTTTTCTTCGCCCCCTCCCCCCGCGAGGGAGCCGGAGCGGCCGCCAAACAAAGGTACCAGTCGCCGCcacgggaggaggaggagccggaGCCCGAGCCCGGGCCGCCGGTGGACCCGCAGCTTCCTCGCCATCTCTCCCCTGGGCCTGCTGGTgttgggggtggcggggggaggcGGAGAGGGGGGACTCTGGCCTCAGGGCTCAGACCTCGTCTGCGCCGGAGGTAGGGACGTTCTTTTCCGTGGGGGTAAGCCCCGGGCCGGGCCGCGCAGCGGGGCAGATGGCAACCGGGCTGAGTCGGCGCTTGCAGTGGGGCCCCGGCCTCCCGGGACCCCCGCCCCCCGCGGCGCGGAGCCGGAGCCGCCCTTCCCGGGCCGCACCGTGGGCCCGGCGGCCTCGGCCCGCGCCGCTGGGAGCTGGATGTCCTCAGTGCCCGGCCCCGGCTCCCACTTGTGGGCCTTGGCTCGGGCGGGACGCGGACCGGCGACGTGGGGCCGAGCCTCCGCAGCCCGAGGGCCCGCCGGTTCGCTGAGAGCTCTGTGTGTGGCTCCGGCATCGCGGTTCCGTAGGCTTGGACGGCTGCAGCCGCGCTTCAGGCCGCGCCGGACCCTGAGCTTGTTGTGAGTTTTCTTCTGACAGAA
It encodes:
- the Ggps1 gene encoding geranylgeranyl pyrophosphate synthase, which encodes MEKTQDQAERILLEPYTYLLQLPGKQVRTKLSQAFNHWLKVPEDKLQIIIEVTEMLHNASLLIDDIEDNSKLRRGFPVAHSIYGIPSVINSSNYVYFLGLEKVLTLDHPDAVKLFTRQLLELHRGQGLDIHWRDTYTCPTEEEYKAMVLQKTGGLFGLAVGLMQLFSGYKEDLKPLLDTLGLFFQIRDDYANLHSKEYSENKSFCEDLTEGKFSFPTIHAIWSRPESTQVQNILRQRTENIDIKKYCVQYLEDVGSFEYTRNTLRELEAKAYKQIEACGGNPALVALVKNLSKMFTEENE